A single Cupriavidus sp. D39 DNA region contains:
- a CDS encoding ABC transporter ATP-binding protein: MSALSIQQVSRTFVNPRGGQTLALQPTDFEVADNDFVTILGPSGCGKSTLLRIVAGLDTPTTGRVLLDGQEVTGPGAERGMVFQSYTLFPWLTIEQNVRFGLRERGMSEADQRERSDFFIQRVGLRGFEQHFPKQLSGGMQQRTAIARALANDPKILLLDEPFGALDNQTRVLMQELLLGIWEAARKTVLFVTHDIDEAIFMANRVAVFSARPGRIKRTIDVDFPHPRHYTIKTSPEFSELKAVLTEEIRAEAMAAAEH; this comes from the coding sequence ATGAGCGCGCTGTCCATCCAGCAGGTCTCGCGGACCTTCGTCAATCCGCGCGGCGGCCAGACCCTGGCTTTGCAGCCGACCGATTTCGAAGTGGCGGACAACGACTTCGTCACCATCCTCGGCCCGTCGGGCTGCGGCAAGTCCACGCTGCTGCGCATCGTCGCCGGGCTGGATACGCCCACCACCGGGCGCGTGCTGCTCGACGGCCAGGAAGTCACCGGTCCGGGCGCGGAGCGCGGCATGGTGTTCCAATCCTACACGCTGTTCCCATGGCTGACCATCGAGCAGAACGTGCGCTTTGGCCTGCGCGAGCGCGGCATGAGCGAGGCCGACCAGCGCGAGCGCAGCGACTTCTTTATCCAGCGCGTGGGCCTGCGCGGCTTCGAGCAGCATTTCCCCAAGCAGCTCTCGGGCGGCATGCAGCAGCGCACGGCGATTGCCCGGGCGCTGGCCAACGATCCCAAGATCCTGCTGCTGGACGAGCCCTTTGGCGCGCTGGACAACCAGACCCGCGTGCTGATGCAGGAACTGCTGCTGGGCATCTGGGAGGCCGCGCGCAAGACCGTGCTGTTCGTCACGCACGATATCGACGAGGCGATCTTCATGGCCAACCGCGTTGCCGTGTTCTCGGCGCGGCCGGGCCGCATCAAGCGCACCATCGATGTTGACTTCCCGCACCCACGCCACTACACCATCAAGACCTCGCCGGAGTTCTCCGAACTGAAGGCGGTACTGACCGAGGAAATCCGCGCCGAGGCCATGGCCGCCGCCGAGCACTGA
- the hutC gene encoding histidine utilization repressor: MKAATANRRGVPDATPAALYQQVKEYIARNIQSRAWQPGDRVPSEQELVTRFGVSRMTVNRALRELAEQGRVVRVAGVGTFVAEHKPQSTLLNVVNLQDEIRMRGHDYACDVMVVERVAASIEVAAALDLRTGESVFHSVCVHREDGVPVQLEDRYVNPRVAPDFINQDFAAADAVKPGEYLLRHVPYDQIEHVVDAISATAEQATQLEMPATQPCLLLTRRTWTGGTPVTFVRCLHPGNRYRLGSRFRADGNPAFG; encoded by the coding sequence ATGAAAGCTGCCACCGCCAACCGCCGGGGCGTTCCCGATGCCACTCCCGCCGCGCTTTACCAGCAGGTCAAGGAGTACATCGCGCGCAATATCCAGAGCCGCGCATGGCAGCCGGGTGACCGCGTGCCGTCCGAGCAGGAGCTGGTGACCCGTTTTGGCGTGTCGCGCATGACGGTGAACCGCGCGCTGCGCGAGCTGGCCGAGCAGGGCAGGGTGGTGCGCGTGGCGGGCGTGGGCACGTTCGTGGCGGAACACAAGCCGCAATCGACGCTGCTCAACGTGGTCAACCTGCAGGACGAGATCCGCATGCGCGGCCACGACTACGCCTGCGACGTCATGGTGGTGGAACGCGTGGCTGCCTCCATCGAGGTAGCCGCAGCGCTGGACCTGCGCACCGGCGAATCGGTGTTCCACTCCGTATGCGTGCACCGTGAGGACGGCGTGCCGGTGCAGCTCGAAGACCGCTATGTGAACCCGCGCGTGGCGCCGGACTTCATCAACCAGGATTTCGCCGCCGCCGATGCGGTCAAACCTGGCGAATACCTGCTGCGCCACGTGCCTTACGACCAGATCGAGCATGTGGTCGACGCCATCTCCGCCACGGCGGAGCAGGCTACCCAATTGGAAATGCCGGCTACCCAGCCGTGCCTGCTGCTGACCCGCCGCACCTGGACGGGCGGCACCCCCGTTACCTTTGTACGTTGCCTGCACCCAGGCAACCGTTACCGCCTAGGCAGCCGATTCCGCGCCGATGGCAATCCGGCCTTCGGCTGA